CCTCGCCCCGGTCCATTCAAACGAAAAGAGCCGCAGTATCCACTGCGGCTCTTTTCGTTTTTATTTCAAAGTAGGAAATTAGGGACGATCGACTTCGGGAGGAAGCAGCACAGCCGGAGGCGGCAATTGGGGATCACTATTTCGACCGGATCGATTGCTGGTGTTGCTGTTCTTGGCAGGACAACTGCCATTAGTGCAGTTTCCGGAGTTGCAATCCTGGCAGCTGGGGAATTGAGCGGGTGCCGACTCATAGAATCGTCGCGGCATGTTTTCCCAGGCCGGATCGGCTTTGCTGGTTCTGTCCACCGAGGGCGAAGAGCCACGAGCCACTGGCAGGGGATCGAGTTGAGGTTGCGCCATCGTATCGCTCGACCGCACATTGCTCCGGCTATCTCTTGAGGTCACCGTGGCGGGAGGCGCCGATTTACGGGGAGTACTTGCAACATCATCGCCCCGGGCCGACTTGCGAAGAAAATCAATCCACTGAGTCTGAAGTTCATTCACGTTCTTCACTTCATAATACTTCTGGCAGGCGCGGTCCCAGCCGTTATGCATACCGTCGTTCACGAAGTTGAGAAACGTCTGGCGATCGGATTGTTCGATCAGATACTTGGAGATCGAATACCCTTCGGCGTAGAGAATCATTTGCTCGCTGGGATTGGCCGGGTAATCTTTCATGGCGAATAGCGAAGTCAGCAGAAATGCCCGACCCGCATTCAGATACTGAACGGACATTTTGTCGT
The genomic region above belongs to Telmatocola sphagniphila and contains:
- a CDS encoding gluzincin family metallopeptidase, encoding MAKWIISLIFTLSVLIPVRAGGSVVRTDNFVVEAPTREMAEEFARLAEKYRREKAIEWLGQEMPNWKNRCPLRIIPASSAAEGATTFDFGRGTQDMYIKGPIERLKNSVLPHEITHTVFAHHFKQPVPRWADEGGSVYSEDDLERRRHDKMSVQYLNAGRAFLLTSLFAMKDYPANPSEQMILYAEGYSISKYLIEQSDRQTFLNFVNDGMHNGWDRACQKYYEVKNVNELQTQWIDFLRKSARGDDVASTPRKSAPPATVTSRDSRSNVRSSDTMAQPQLDPLPVARGSSPSVDRTSKADPAWENMPRRFYESAPAQFPSCQDCNSGNCTNGSCPAKNSNTSNRSGRNSDPQLPPPAVLLPPEVDRP